Genomic window (Saccharomyces eubayanus strain FM1318 chromosome XVI, whole genome shotgun sequence):
CCTTTTGCTTGACCACGGCTATTAGTGATGACCTGTGTCCCCTTTATCTTCTTGGCCTGTACTTTTACCTATGGATATTTTCGTTTCCCATAGCTCATCCacgatgatgatttttCTGCCATTTTTAACGCGTCGCACCCCGTTGCCGTATCAACGCGTCCACACTATATTACCCTCAAAAGGCGGCGGGGTCATTCAGCTGTTGTCTCTTTTATTGATCGCTTTGGAAGTGGTCTTTCGACTAACGGCTTGAAACATGCAAATATCCGTGCAGCGATTAAACTTGGAATGGTAAAATATTGTGAAACAACTTGCATCTGACAGTGGAATGGTGGACCCAGATTGGCCTAGTGTACGTCTCCTGACACTGCTGTGGTCATAAGTACATTCTCTCTTCTGAGGGCTCAACCAATACAGCGTtgagagaagaagaagtgtGTCTAGGAAAAGAAGCTGATGATGTCCTTGTACTTTCGATTTACAGTTTACAGGGAACTGTTCCGTTGGATCTCATATAATAGCCGCCTGGAGTATGCTCGGGTAACGtttatccttttttctttctgtcCACGTGAACAAGCTAGAAACAGAATCCGGTGGATGTGATGGAATAATAGGGATGGTATAGTACTCGATATAATGATTACTAGGTAGCTTGGCGCGCTTGGAAAACACTACTTCATAAGCACGATATACAATCTGCTAGAAAATGCTGCCGGAAAAAAGATTATTGACCGCAGAGGACATGAAACTATGGGAGAAGTCCCAAACAAGAGCTGATTTCACGAAGTTCATTATAAACCTAGCTGAATCTGTTAAAGGGCACGAAAACTCTCAGTACAAGGAACCAGTGTCTCAGCAAATAACTGGTATGCTGAACCTGCTTTCCCAGATAAGAGACATTATAGAGAAGCACCCAGTGGTGCAAGATGTAGATAGTTCAAGATTTGGTAAGGTGGAGTTCAGAGATTTTTATGATGAAGTCTCACAAAATTCCCGAAAACTGTTGAAATCTGAATTTTCTTCGCTTACAGATGAACAGGTGGAACAACTATCTATTTATCTTGATGAATCATGGGGCAATAAGAGAAGAATCGATTATGGTTCAGGTCATGAGCTAAATTTCATGTGTTTACTCTATGGACTATATAGTTTTGAGATTTTCAATCTTTCAAACGATTCGACGAATCTCATTCTGAAAGTTTTCATAGAGTACCTTCACATAATGAGAGTATTAGAAACTAAGTATTGGTTGGAACCCGCAGGCTCGCACGGGGTTTGGGGGTTAGATGATTATCACTTCTTACCGTTTTTATTCGGCGCCTTCCAATTGACCACCCATAAGCACCTAAAACCAATATCCATTCACAATAGCGAGCTTGTAGAAATGTTTGCTGATCGGTATCTGTATTTTGGTTGCATCGCATTCATTAATAAAGTCAAGTCATCTGCCTCTTTGAGATGGCATTCCCCCATGCTAGATGACATCAGCGGCGTAAAGACTTGGTCAAAAGTTGCCGAAGgaatgataaaaatgtaCGAAGCCGAAGTCCTCAGCAAACTGCCCATCATGCAGCATTTCTATTTCAGTAAATTTTTACCCTGTCCTGAAGGCGTATCTCTACCAAGAGGCCATATACACGATGGCACTGATGCGGACGACGAGTGCAACATTGAAGGTCATGCCCATAGTACTTGGGGCGATTGTTGTGGTATAAAATTACCAAGTGCTATTGCAGCTACTGAgatgaataaaaaaaatcacaaGCCAATACCTTTTgattaaataaaaagtcCATTTATAGATATCACACCTGcgtatatacatatacataaaaaCATGCCGTCCAGTTCGGCTGTTAAAACCTTCTAGTCCGTAGATTGGGATTCCATGCTAACCCAGGTTCCGATTTTCTTGAGGCAGTTTCATCTtgtttccaaatctttatACTCTTGTCTGTTTCCCCAGTAATCAATCTTAGTCCCGTTTTATCGAAAGTACTGCACAGGACGCCTCGTTCACTTTCCAACGAGCCTACCATTTCTCTCGTAGCCAAAGATTGGTATTTGTGCCCAGATTTGTAGTCATAAAACGACAACATTCCATCGTCTCCACCAGCAAATAAGACATCGTCTTGATTAATACTCAAAGTGTTTATTATTCCTGTTTTTTCGGACTCGAAATTAGTTAATAAAGACCCTTCTGCTAATCCCCACGACCTAATATCATCGGTGCACGCCGATGCCATTGAAAACTCCTTTGGATGTAACGCGATAGCTCTCACTGATCTCTTATGGTGTGTCAGAACTTTCATAGCTTTCCCTGCAACAATGTCCCATAATCTCACCGTAGCATCAGTAGATGAGCTTACTATTTGAGGGTCCACTGGAGCACATTCCACCTGATTGATAGGACCTTTATGCCCCACGAGCGTTATGACAGGTACCCTGGTTCTAATGTCCCAAAGTTTGACAACACTATCTCGCCCTGCAGTGGCTATAAGATCCAGCGTTGGATGTATACTCACTGTACGAACTCCGGACAAGTGCCCATGGTAGTCCCTGATGatctgatttttttccagatcCCAGCATTTGACTGTCTTATCCTCACTgacagaaaataaataggGATGTCGATCCGAGACGGCAATGCCACGCACTGTCATTACATGTCCTGTTAAAGTAATCTTTAATCTCCCTGTTGCGAGATCCCAAACTTTCATTGTTGTGTCATTGCTTCCAGTGACAAACCACTCGTTGTCAACGGGGTCAATTGCAGCGCATCGTACCCATCCAAGATGTCCATTGATAACGCGTGAAAGTTTCCAAGGGGCATGCCATTCTGGTTTTTGTGATATCAGTTTTTCATACCTATTTACTATAAAGTGCCCAGTGCTTTCtggctgaaaaatttcatcaacaAAAGATGATGCATTCGTGTCTTGCTCTTTCTTGTCAACTAAAGCTTGAGATGTTCCTCGCATATCTTTAGAAATAGTCTGTAGCGCAAGTTCCTTGTTTTCacaattggaagaagaatttttatttGCGTAGGTATCATACCGCTCCAACAGGGATTTATGGCTCTCTCTCTCCTTTTGTAGATGAGATGGTAAGGTACTCATGTGCGAGTATTGATTGTTCCACCGTATCGTCGTATAGAACTTGTCTATATCCgccaaattttcaaaattataAACGTTTTCATCCATGCTTGTTCATTTCCATGTGTTCCAATATTATCGTTCTTTATGTGGCTTTCAATATGCAAACACGTAATAGTCATAAGCTACTATTGACGTTATACCTAATTCCctactaataataaaattctAACTGTTTCGTATCCAATGACAGCGATATTCGTTGTTTGAACAATCAAATTTAGGGTatgttgaatttgaaagaagagTTGGGGTGTTTATGTACATCATGGACGACATATTGTATCTCGCCATGTCTATGTCAATCTAATACTAATCTAAACGAGTTCAGAAAAGACACTCTAAGTTATGTTGAATTTGTGTGACGATTTCGGCTTATCTTAACACTTTTGACCGCGTAGACTATCYAATCTTGACAATGATACAGTTATCAATGCTACATAATATAAATCTTGCATGAATAGTGCCTTGAATAGAAAGCTTTGCCCTTATTTAGCTTTAAGATTGGGCAGATTCGTCATTTTAAACACCCAGAAAACCATTCGGCAGTCAATAAGGGTCTCGTTATCTGATTACTAcgtttttttgattgatAGGtagtttcattttcatcaataagCAGCCACTTATAAGAGAAGCACATTCATCTCACACGTTGTTGAGAAACAGCTAGAACTCTTTCGTCGGGAAATACAGTGTTCATTATGGTTAATCTTACCGGATCTTCGAAAGTGGAGCAAAACAATATCAAGAGCATTATTGGATCATCGTATAACCGACTTTACAGCCAGTTTACTTCAGACGAGCTTACAGAGGTAGGTAATTATAAGATTTTAAAACAGATAGGAGAAGGAAGTTTTGGGAAAGTTTATTTGGCACTTCATAGGCCAACTCACCGTAAAGTTTGCCTGAAGACAAGCGATAAAAATGATCCTAACATCGTCAGAGAGGTATTCTACCACAGACAGTTTGACTTCCCTTATATTACGAAGCTCTATGAAGTGATAGTAACAGAGACTAAAGTGTGGATGGCGTTGGAGTATTGCCCAGGCAAGGAACTATATGATCATTTACTTTCTTTACATAGAATATCTTTACTTGAATGTGGAGAATTGTTTGCGCAAATATCTGGTGCTGTCTACTACGCACACTCCATGCATTGTGTTCACAGAGATTTGAAGCTGGAAAATATCCTATTGGATAAAAATGGTAACGCTAAGCTAACGGATTTTGGTTTTACAAGAGAATGCATGACAAAGACAACACTGGAAACAGTTTGTGGTACAACGGTTTATATGGCGCCCGAATTGATTGAGCGAA
Coding sequences:
- the RRD2 gene encoding peptidylprolyl isomerase RRD2 yields the protein MLPEKRLLTAEDMKLWEKSQTRADFTKFIINLAESVKGHENSQYKEPVSQQITGMLNLLSQIRDIIEKHPVVQDVDSSRFGKVEFRDFYDEVSQNSRKLLKSEFSSLTDEQVEQLSIYLDESWGNKRRIDYGSGHELNFMCLLYGLYSFEIFNLSNDSTNLILKVFIEYLHIMRVLETKYWLEPAGSHGVWGLDDYHFLPFLFGAFQLTTHKHLKPISIHNSELVEMFADRYLYFGCIAFINKVKSSASLRWHSPMLDDISGVKTWSKVAEGMIKMYEAEVLSKLPIMQHFYFSKFLPCPEGVSLPRGHIHDGTDADDECNIEGHAHSTWGDCCGIKLPSAIAATEMNKKNHKPIPFD
- the PRP46 gene encoding mRNA splicing protein PRP46, giving the protein MDENVYNFENLADIDKFYTTIRWNNQYSHMSTLPSHLQKERESHKSLLERYDTYANKNSSSNCENKELALQTISKDMRGTSQALVDKKEQDTNASSFVDEIFQPESTGHFIVNRYEKLISQKPEWHAPWKLSRVINGHLGWVRCAAIDPVDNEWFVTGSNDTTMKVWDLATGRLKITLTGHVMTVRGIAVSDRHPYLFSVSEDKTVKCWDLEKNQIIRDYHGHLSGVRTVSIHPTLDLIATAGRDSVVKLWDIRTRVPVITLVGHKGPINQVECAPVDPQIVSSSTDATVRLWDIVAGKAMKVLTHHKRSVRAIALHPKEFSMASACTDDIRSWGLAEGSLLTNFESEKTGIINTLSINQDDVLFAGGDDGMLSFYDYKSGHKYQSLATREMVGSLESERGVLCSTFDKTGLRLITGETDKSIKIWKQDETASRKSEPGLAWNPNLRTRRF